The proteins below are encoded in one region of Rhododendron vialii isolate Sample 1 chromosome 7a, ASM3025357v1:
- the LOC131333448 gene encoding purine permease 3-like — MGELDQTANQKMKMGLLLLVNVTLLAIGRCGGPMVMRLYFLHGGHRVWLSSWLETGGWPINFILLLVTYLNRRRKEGPAAKLVFMGGRLFIGSSVTGVLSGVDNYLYAYGVARLPISTSSLVAASHLTFLALFAFVLVKQKFTPYSINAVVLLTVAAGVLALHTSTDRPEDESRKEYYSGFFMTVAAAVLFGFMLPFMELTYKKARQDVTYTLVLEFQLVMSFVSTLVCTIGMIVNNDFKAIPREARDFGLGETMYYVVLVSSAIVWQCCFLGSIGVTFVGSSLLSAIIITVVLQVTEILGVILYKEKFTAEKGVSLFLALWGFVSYFYGERKHSKEKSEIQAPEKDTPLPITVATPS; from the exons ATGGGAGAACTGGATCAAACCGCCAACCAAAAAATGAAGATGGGCCTTCTCCTTCTAGTAAACGTCACACTCCTCGCCATTGGAAGGTGCGGCGGCCCCATGGTCATGCGCCTCTACTTCCTCCATGGCGGCCACCGAGTATGGCTATCGAGCTGGCTGGAAACCGGCGGATGGCCCATCAATTTCATTCTCCTTCTCGTAACCTACCTCAACCGCCGTCGCAAAGAGGGTCCTGCCGCCAAGCTAGTATTCATGGGAGGTCGGTTGTTCATCGGCTCTTCCGTTACCGGCGTCCTGTCCGGAGTCGACAACTACCTCTACGCCTATGGGGTGGCCCGCCTCCCAATATCGACCTCCTCTCTAGTAGCCGCGTCCCATCTGACTTTCCTTGCGCTTTTCGCATTTGTTCTGGTGAAGCAGAAGTTCACTCCGTATTCGATCAATGCGGTGGTGTTGCTCACCGTAGCAGCCGGAGTTTTGGCGCTTCACACGAGTACCGATCGGCCGGAGGATGAGTCCAGGAAGGAGTATTACTCGGGGTTCTTCATGACGGTAGCGGCCGCGGTTTTGTTCGGGTTTATGTTGCCGTTTATGGAGCTGACCTATAAGAAGGCAAGACAGGACGTTACGTATACTCTGGTGCTGGAGTTTCAGTTGGTTATGTCTTTCGTTTCTACTCTAGTTTGCACTATTGGCATGATAGTCAACAATGACTTCAAG GCAATTCCAAGGGAGGCCAGAGATTTTGGACTCGGCGAAACAATGTATTATGTGGTGCTGGTTTCCAGTGCCATAGTTTGGCAGTGCTGCTTCCTAGGCTCGATAGGGGTCACCTTCGTCGGTTCATCTCTACTCTCTGCTATCATCATCACAGTTGTACTCCAAGTGACAGAAATTCTAGGTGTTATTTTGTACAAGGAAAAATTTACAGCAGAGAAAGGGGTTTCTCTTTTTCTCGCATTATGGGGATTTGTTTCCTACTTCTATGGTGAGCGAAAACACAGCAAGGAGAAGAGTGAAATTCAAGCTCCAGAAAAGGATACGCCGCTGCCTATTACCGTTGCCACTCCATCATGA